A region of the Litchfieldia alkalitelluris genome:
TATACTTATTTTTTGATCAGTGCCGGAATTTGAGACTTTTCTAGTTCATTTCGCTCTCTATATCCATGAGCAAATGCATTAGAAATCTCATTTGATTCACTTCCTCCATCGATTACTACAGCAAGGGAATCAGACACCTCCTTTGATTCCCTTTCTCCCCCGATTCTCTACTGAAAGGGAATCAGACACCTTCTCTGATTCCCTTTCTCCCCCGATTCTCTACTGGAAGGAATCAGACACTCTCTTTGGATTCACTTTCTCCCAACTTAAACATCCTCCCCCTAAAAGACAGAAAAAGGAATCAAGGTTCCCCCTTGATTCCCGTTAAACCACCATTATTCTAACCATAAATATTACTTAACAATAAGCACAGGACAATTTACTCTTTTAGCAACTTTATGGCTTACGCTACCTAGTACCATTTCTTGCAACGCATTCAGTCCTCTACTCCCCAGGACAACAAGGTTGAAATCTTGATCATTTGCATAATCAACAATAGATGGACCAGCATCACCATGGAGAAGAGTTATCTTGTAATCTATATTTTTAGCTTTTAACAATTCTTCTGTTTTTTCTAGCCGTTGCTTTCGATTTTGCTCAATCAACTCTGTATTACCATTGTGTAATACGTCCGTTTTGGAGGTTGTTGAGTCAACAACATAGACAATTTCTAGTACCGCATTTGGTGTTCCTGATGCAATATATGCAGCCTTTTCAGCTGCTCTTACAGCATGATTTGATCCATCTGAAGCTAATAATATTTTTGAAAACATTAGATTCCCTCCCAGCAACCACTTAACAATTACATTCTAATTTTTTGTCACTTAATGCTAAAACATTACCCGTACTATTAAATTACCAAACCACTCCGATTGAAGGGCATGTATTTTAACATTATAACTCTTTCTATGTTTTTATGATTTCTAATCTTATAAATTGGGAGCATAGCAAACAAGTGAGCCTGGCCTATTATAGCATTCTCGTAAAAACTTCATTTAAGCATATAACAACTTATTTACTCTTTTACTTCTCAATTTCTACCCATCACAAGCTTACTTTCAAAACATAGAATATTCCATATGAAAATTAAATAAGAGGGATAGCCCCCTTATTTTCTAGAAATTTATTTCACCTTCCAATTGATCCGGACTAATCACAAGGCACCCATCTTCAGCGACTTCAATAAGTCCCCTTTTTCTCAATTGACTTAAGGTTCGGCTCATTGTTTCTCTTGTCGTTCCAATCATATTTCCTAATTCTCTGTTCGTAAAATTGGTCGTGATTTTATATTTTTCATCTAGTTGAACACCATTTGACTTACACAAACGTAGCAGCAGCATGATAATCTGTTCGTAAGTATCCCGGAGAATTTTCTCTTCCAAACGATTTTGAAGGTCGACTAATTTATCACCCAATACTTTAAAAAGCTTCACACAGAGTTCTGGGTATTTAAGGAGCACACC
Encoded here:
- a CDS encoding universal stress protein; translated protein: MFSKILLASDGSNHAVRAAEKAAYIASGTPNAVLEIVYVVDSTTSKTDVLHNGNTELIEQNRKQRLEKTEELLKAKNIDYKITLLHGDAGPSIVDYANDQDFNLVVLGSRGLNALQEMVLGSVSHKVAKRVNCPVLIVK